A genomic segment from Malus domestica chromosome 05, GDT2T_hap1 encodes:
- the LOC103434568 gene encoding F-box protein SKIP23-like gives MAQWSDLPHDLVVSIAKRLLLLEDFIVFGAVCRSWKSAATKENFTRTHQVPLLLLPEKKGTTLREFYSLKHGKVFKQNMPELVTGKLFYSSLGWLMTQSDKDSEVNLLHPLNHMCIELPDVETFKNLHSKDEHRKLFGDFIVGKFVLSSSPSWTSDYTVMIHSCKRLAICRPGLGDQQWNIIDSSKTNDRLYFDITYYEGKFYAVDYFGEIYVCETEDPKAPAKTRIIVPRLPYELKSPYIIEKLYLVESAGALLLVMCPLETIECFRVFEVPMSDGNWSNSEVKNLGNRSLFLGCNSSFSVEASNYGCKANCIYYTNRPLQRQQGEDMGIFNMEDGKVESYIKESLNFLTPHLWVEPCL, from the coding sequence ATGGCTCAGTGGTCCGATCTTCCTCATGATCTCGTCGTCTCCATCGCCAAGAGATTGCTTCTCTTGGAggattttattgtttttggtGCGGTTTGTAGATCATGGAAATCCGCAGCGACCAAGGAGAACTTTACTAGAACACATCAAGTTCCATTACTTTTGCTTCCGGAGAAGAAGGGCACTACCCTCCGTGAGTTTTACAGCTTGAAACATGGCaaggttttcaaacaaaatatgcCAGAATTAGTTACGGGAAAGTTGTTTTATTCTTCCCTAGGATGGTTGATGACTCAGTCTGATAAAGATTCGGAAGTTAATTTGTTGCATCCTTTAAATCATATGTGCATTGAGCTTCCAGACGTTGAAACATTTAAGAATCTTCACTCGAAAGATGAACATCGAAAACTGTTTGGTGATTTCATCGTGGGGAAATTTGTCTTGTCATCAAGCCCTTCATGGACATCGGATTATACTGTCATGATTCACAGTTGTAAAAGACTGGCAATTTGCAGACCGGGCTTGGGAGACCAACAATGGAACATCATAGATTCGTCGAAAACAAATGATCGATTGTATTTCGATATAACTTATTATGAGGGAAAATTTtatgcagtggactacttcggCGAAATCTATGTATGTGAAACTGAAGATCCTAAGGCGCCAGCAAAAACAAGGATTATTGTCCCAAGGTTGCCGTACGAACTTAAAAGCCCTTACATCATTGAGAAACTATACCTTGTGGAATCGGCGGGGGCCTTGTTGCTCGTCATGTGTCCTTTAGAAACCATTGAGTGCTTCAGGGTTTTTGAGGTGCCAATGAGTGATGGAAATTGGTCGAACTCAGAGGTAAAAAACTTGGGAAACAGAAGTCTATTCCTAGGTTGTAATTCTTCATTTTCTGTTGAGGCGTCAAACTACGGATGTAAAGCAAATTGCATATATTACACGAATCGTCCACTTCAACGTCAACAAGGAGAGGACATGGGTATTTTTAACATGGAAGATGGAAAGGTCGAGTCGTACATAAAAGAATCACTCAATTTCCTAACTCCGCATTTGTGGGTTGAGCCTTGCTTATAA
- the LOC103434437 gene encoding rho GDP-dissociation inhibitor 1 has translation MSLAVGVVSSSKNMGLDDENTAEVSNKTAKTGGANVDQPSTGLVREPSEGSLYQTEDEDDDDEVKKIELGPQCTLKEQIEKDADDESLRRWKEQLLGSVDVNSVGETLEPDVKIMSLAIKSPGRSDIILPIPENGNPKGLWFTLKEGSRYSLEFTIQVSNNIVSGLKYTNTVWKTAVKVDSTREMLGTFSPQSEPYTHVLPEDTTPSGIFARGSYSARSKFVDDDNKCYLEINYTFDIRKDWQSA, from the exons ATGTCTCTGGCCGTTGGAGTTGTTTCGAGTTCCAAAAACATGGGGCTGGATGATGAAAACACCGCCGAGGTCTCCAACAAGACGGCGAAAACTGGTGGGGCAAATGTGGATCAACCGTCCACAGGGTTGGTTAGAGAACCCAGCGAGGGTTCCCTCTATCAGACCGAGGACGAGGACGACGATGACGAAGTAAAGAAGATTGAGTTGGGGCCTCAGTGCACTCTCAAAGAACAAATTGAGAAGGACGcg GACGATGAGAGCTTGAGGAGGTGGAAGGAACAGCTTCTTGGGAGTGTAGATGTTAATTCTGTTGGAG AAACTCTAGAACCAGATGTTAAGATCATGAGCCTTGCAATTAAATCCCCTGGCAGATCTGATATAATTCTTCCGATTCCTGAGAACGGAAATCCCAAAGGGTTGTGGTTTACTTTAAAAGAAGGTAGCCGTTACAGCCTCGAATTCACTATTCAGGTCAGCAATAACATTGTTTCAGGTCTCAAATACACAAACACAGTCTGGAAAACTGCTGTGaaag TTGATAGCACAAGAGAGATGCTTGGAACATTTAGTCCACAGTCAGAACCTTACACACATGTGTTGCCTGAGGACACAACCCCATCTGGCATATTTGCTAGGGGATCTTATTCAGCTCGAAGCAAG TTTGTTGACGATGACAACAAGTGCTACTTGGAAATCAATTACACCTTTGATATCCGAAAAGACTGGCAATCGGCGTAA
- the LOC103419594 gene encoding uncharacterized protein has translation MVLVLNLIPPSQAQTLLLQSLSSSSSSTRPLPTVISRPNEATQDWNSLLFKLKCRGRFSCLFSDNRKQDQARKALEGALGGKKDEFKKWDKEIKRREEVGGGGSAGGGGWFGWGRWFGWSNDGNFWQEAQQASLAVMGIIVMYLIIAKGELMLAVIFNPLLYALRGTRNGFALITSRIFRKTAPDGHNISMKEAYGTVSAKESVLRKWGSD, from the exons ATGGTGCTGGTTCTTAACCTAATCCCGCCATCCCAAGCGCAAACCCTACTCCTTCAGTCGTTgtcgtcgtcctcctcctccactCGCCCACTGCCGACTGTCATTTCCCGCCCAAATGAAGCAACCCAGGACTGGAATTCTCTGCTGTTCAAGCTCAAGTGCCGCGGCAGGTTCTCTTGCCTTTTCTCAGACAATCGCAAACAG GACCAAGCTAGGAAAGCATTAGAAGGTGCACTTGGTGGAAAGAAAGatgaattcaagaaatgggacaaAGAAATTAAGAGAAGAGAGGAGGTGGGTGGAGGAGGTAGCGCTGGTGGTGGGGGATGGTTTGGGTGGGGTAGATGGTTTGGATGGTCGAATGATGGCAATTTCTGGCAAGAAGCACAACAAGCAAGTCTTGCTGTGATGGGTATCATTGTGATG TATCTCATAATAGCAAAGGGAGAACTGATGCTTGCTGTCATCTTCAATCCGTTGCTATATGCCTTGCGAGGGACTAGAAATGGGTTTGCTTTAATAACGTCTAGAATCTTTAGGAAGACAGCACCAGATGGCCATAATATCTCGATGAAGGAAGCCTACGGCACTGTCTCCGCTAAAGAGAGTGTTCTGAGAAAGTGGGGAAGTGACTAG
- the LOC103434436 gene encoding uncharacterized protein, producing the protein MASDQEIAEGVETVLRQSGPNDVASVNGVVQQLEAKLGLDLSHKAGFIRDQINFLLRPYAQPPKAHFAFHYNPNPHSHHPHNQHPQFLPQQFPPHFALQPHHLATEPHSFHPPPPPHQQLRPQPQPQSQPQPLPVKTEAFPQNAPTSAPETPKESAPSSGTKRRGGPGGLNKVCGVSPELEAVVGEPALPRTEIVKQLWAYIRKNNLQDPTNKRKIICDDALRVVFETDCTDMFKMNKLLSKHIIPLEPNKEPSQAKRLKVEAKSTTESTQPQPQPQPQAQAQPGSPTVGISEALANFLGFGGREMLLSEARRLLWEYVKVNRLEDPSNSTVILCDAKLHKLLGCESISALGIHEMLDRYHLFKQS; encoded by the exons ATGGCGTCGGACCAAGAAATTGCGGAAGGTGTGGAGACTGTGCTCCGTCAATCAGGCCCTAACGACGTCGCCTCCGTAAACGGCGTCGTTCAGCAGCTCGAGGCCAAGCTAGGGTTGGACCTCTCCCACAAGGCCGGCTTCATTCGCGACCAGATCAACTTCCTCCTCCGCCCCTACGCCCAACCCCCAAAAGCCCATTTTGCCTTCCATTACAACCCCAACCCCCACAGCCACCACCCCCACAACCAGCACCCTCAATTCCTCCCCCAACAATTCCCTCCCCATTTTGCCCTCCAACCGCACCACCTCGCCACCGAACCCCACAGCTTCCACCCACCGCCACCGCCGCATCAGCAACTACGCCCTCAGCCTCAGCCTCAGTCGCAGCCGCAGCCTCTGCCTGTGAAGACCGAGGCTTTCCCCCAAAATGCTCCCACATCCGCCCCGGAAACCCCCAAAGAGAG TGCTCCGTCTTCTGGAACCAAGAGAAGAGGGGGGCCAGGGGGTCTTAACAAAGTCTGTGGTGTCTCACCTGAGCTTGAGGCTGTTGTTGGTGAACCGGCCTTGCCGAGGACTGAG ATTGTGAAGCAGCTCTGGGCATACATAAGGAAAAACAACCTCCAAGATCCAACTAATAAGAGAAAGATAATTTGTGATGATGCCTTGCGTGTGGTATTCGAGACAGACTGTACTGACATGTTCAAAATGAATAAGCTGCTATCTAAACATATTATACCCCTTGAACCTAACA AAGAGCCAAGTCAAGCTAAACGATTGAAGGTAGAGGCCAAGTCTACAACTGAGAGTACTCAACCTCAACCTCAACCTCAACCACAAGCGCAAGCGCAACCGGGGTCCCCCACTGTAGGAATATCTGAAGCACTAGCTAACTTTTTGGGCTTTGGAGGAAGGGAGATGCTCCTATCTGAGGCAAGAAGACTTCTTTGGGAGTATGTAAAGGTTAACCGTTTGGAG GATCCTTCAAATTCTACAGTGATATTATGTGACGCAAAGCTCCACAAACTTCTTGGCTGCGAAAGCATTTCTGCTTTGGGGATACACGAGATGTTAGATCGCTATCATTTATTCAAGCAATCATGA
- the LOC103408755 gene encoding uncharacterized protein: MAADLVLDTAIRDWVLIPLSVVMVLIGVLRYFVSKLMRSNQVPDAKIVKEGQLIIRARNLRAAANFIPPKSFRARRLYYNNEENGLLIVPKGQAQNPQAQMFSDPNMAMDMMKKNLSMIIPQTLTFAWVNFFFSGFVAAKIPFPLTQRFRSMLQNGIDLSTVDVSYVSSRSWYFLNLFGLRGLFSLILGEENAMDDTQKMMQMSGFGFDPSKSLGAEKDSLDIVQHDWALPKFEHRAEAVLRKLAR, encoded by the exons ATGGCGGCAGATCTGGTGCTCGACACAGCCATCAGAGACTGGGTTCTGATCCCTCTCTCGGTGGTCATGGTTCTCATCGGCGTCCTCCGATACTTCGTCTCCAAGCTCATGCGCTCCAACCAAGTCCCCGATGCCAAAATCGTCAAGGAAGG GCAATTGATTATTAGGGCTCGGAATTTACGTGCTGCTGCTAATTTCATACCTCCAAAGTCGTTTCGTGCTCGCCGATTGTATTACAACAACGAG GAAAATGGGCTGTTAATTGTTCCTAAGGGTCAGGCACAGAATCCACAAGCGCAAATGTTCTCTGATCCCAACATGGCCATGGATATGATGAAGAAAAATCTGTCCATGATAATACCCCAG ACTCTTACTTTTGCATGGGtcaattttttcttctctgGATTTGTTGCAG CCAAAATTCCCTTTCCTCTTACTCAAAGGTTCAGGTCTATGCTGCAGAATGGGATTGACTTGAGCACTGTTGATGTTAGCTACGTCAGTAGCCGCTCATG GTACTTTCTTAATCTGTTTGGATTAAGAGGTTTGTTCAGTCTCATTCTGGGAGAAGAAAATG CCATGGATGATACTCAAAAAATGAtgcaaatgagtggctttggcTTTGATCCATCAAAG AGTTTGGGAGCTGAGAAGGACAGCCTCGATATAGTCCAGCATGACTGGGCCTTACCAAAATTTGAGCATCGCGCTGAAGCCGTATTGAGAAAACTTGCCAGATGA
- the LOC103434434 gene encoding major latex allergen Hev b 5, protein MATVEVAPAAALEENEPKTIEVTKTEEATVEEPVAAAPAATEPEAPTTEEPKETTPPVEVEVEKPAAPEADAPVPAEVETKEEVAEEAKVAEAEKPTVETEKTEVEEPKEVITAERVAVAEEAKEQTIETEAPAATPVEEEKAVEAAAEEATTEVPVEQIEE, encoded by the exons ATGGCCACTGTTGAG GTTGCACCAGCAGCAGCGTTGGAAGAGAATGAGCCAAAGACAATCGAGGTGACCAAGACTGAAGAGGCAACCGTGGAAGAGCCTGTAGCTGCAGCACCAGCTGCCACTGAGCCTGAGGCTCCGACCACCGAAGAGCCAAAGGAAACAACACCACCAGTAGAAGTAGAAGTAGAGAAACCAGCTGCTCCTGAAGCCGATGCTCCAGTTCCGGCTGAAGTTGAGACCAAGGAGGAGGTGGCAGAGGAAGCGAAGGTGGCCGAGGCGGAGAAGCCAACAGTAGAAACGGAGAAAACAGAAGTAGAGGAGCCTAAGGAGGTGATAACAGCAGAGCGTGTTGCCGTGGCAGAGGAGGCCAAAGAACAGACCATTGAAACTGAGGCACCAGCAGCTACTCCAGTCGAGGAAGAGAAAGCAGTTGAAGCAGCAGCAGAGGAAGCAACCACAGAAGTTCCAGTCGAGCAGATTGAAGAGTAG
- the LOC103434433 gene encoding E3 ubiquitin-protein ligase UPL5-like: MSITGSPTTSSTVDCAAYQRSDSTALAAVAAAVDQFQHRLSSKRKLDDYGGPTFSDDEDDAVISDLVHVRMRKDEPNAADSSSNGAPTHPHSSANSDALNSRVSNARPTSHGESAHSESTRSRTMLQFFIRTMSGGNNLVIQAYAQDKVKSLLDRIQTITGIPVFELRLIYGGKQLQPEQSLAECAIQNDASLQLVGRLRSTDHPQAWQLLEDIVSAAFRMCQGEEIHEPSKYIKSRMSQYLTMAQKETTAGYGVSHIRVFVPSSAPLALLMLYVSPLPANRTVAENSIKYFLNSYPTLLPKHLHNYCAPIVLEFCKFLRRLGEEDPLYVLCRGSLGSLLESDGNSQDSEPVEGLIGGLKDISPFVRELSSILSRDLVVSMDLPASGRPLSDDVRDFRAFLLPLRTAVADQVCFKGSISATLKGRTFRHPLYGEEIKLLHDIYADLLNKMDECLGKMGKVEGDFAHSGWSQYLAVLKELSGISMLYQSWEEQFKTILRLRRAPLCALIVKYAMRSDDHQWLIKHKDVLDFESRRHLAMMMFPDVKEDYEELHEMLIDRSQILAESFEYIGHAEPESLHGGLFMEFKNEEATGPGVLREWFFLVCQAIFNPQNALFVACPNDRRRFYPNPASKVDPLHLEYFTFAGRVIALALMHKVHVGIVFDRVFFQQLAGDIYLSLEDIRDADPFLYNSCKQILEMDAHFIDSDALGLTFVREVEELGFRKTVELCPGGKSIVVNSKNRGEYVNLLIQHRFVTSISEQVSQFAHGFSDILCGSRLQSVFFRSLELEDLDWMLHGSESAISVEDWKAHTDYNGYKETDPHILWFWKIVGEMSAEQKKVLLFFWTSVKYLPVEGFRGLASRLYIYKSSEAYSRLPSSHTCFYRLCFPPYPSKAVMKGRLNIITQEHVGSSFGTW, encoded by the exons ATGTCCATCACCGGGAGCCCCACCACCAGCAGCACCGTCGATTGCGCTGCCTACCAGCGCAGCGACAGCACTGCCCTTGCTGCCGTCGCCGCCGCGGTGGATCAGTTCCAGCACCGATTGTCCTCCAAGCGCAAACTCGACGACTATGGCGGGCCCACCTTCTCCGACGACGAGGACGACGCCGTTATCTCTGACCTAGTCCACGTCAGGATGAGGAAGGACGAGCCCAACGCTGCCGATTCGTCGTCCAACGGCGCCCCCACCCACCCTCACTCCTCCGCCAATAGTGACGCCCTCAATTCCCGGGTTTCCAACGCCCGACCGACCTCTCACGGCGAGTCTGCTCACTCCGAGTCGACTCGGTCCCGGACAATGCTCCAATTCTTCATCAGAACCATGTCAGGGGGCAATAATTTGGTAATCCAGGCCTATGCTCAGGACAAGGTGAAATCGCTACTCGATCGCATACAAACGATCACCGGCATTCCGGTTTTCGAACTGAGGCTTATATACGGGGGCAAACAGCTGCAGCCAGAGCAGTCGCTGGCCGAGTGCGCCATACAAAACGACGCCAGTTTGCAACTGGTCGGCCGCTTGCGGAGCACCGATCACCCTCAGGCCTGGCAACTCCTGGAGGACATAGTCTCCGCCGCATTTCGAATGTGCCAAGGCGAAGAGATTCACGAGCCTTCGAAATACATCAAGAGCAGGATGAGCCAGTACTTGACCATGGCTCAGAAGGAGACAACAGCCGGATATGGGGTTAGCCATATCCGGGTGTTTGTTCCGTCCTCGGCCCCCTTGGCGCTGCTGATGCTCTATGTTTCTCCCCTGCCAGCTAACAGAACAGTTGCTGAAAATTCAATCAAGTATTTCCTGAATTCGTACCCTACATTGTTGCCGAAACACTTGCATAATTACTGCGCGCCGATAGTGTTAGAGTTTTGTAAGTTTCTTAGGAGATTAGGGGAGGAGGACCCTCTGTACGTCCTATGCCGAGGTTCACTCGGTTCCTTGTTGGAAAGTGATGGAAATTCTCAGGACTCAGAACCTGTGGAGGGACTGATTGGTGGGTTGAAAGATATTTCTCCATTTGTTAGGGAGCTGTCAAGTATTTTGTCTAGGGATTTGGTAGTCAGTATGGACCTTCCTGCGAGTGGCAGGCCGTTGTCGGATGATGTACGTGATTTTAGAGCGTTCTTGCTCCCTTTGCGCACTGCAGTTGCCGATCAAGTGTGTTTCAAGGGTTCTATTTCTGCAACCTTGAAAGGGAGGACTTTTAGGCATCCCCTGTATGGAGAGGAGATTAAGCTTCTTCACGATATATATGCTGATTTGCTAAATAAAATGGATGAATGCCTTGGAAAAATGGGAAAGGTGGAGGGTGATTTTGCTCATTCTGGATGGTCTCAGTATCTTGCTGTTTTAAAGGAATTGAGTGGAATTTCTATGCTTTACCAGAGCTGGGAAGAACAATTTAAGACTATTTTGAGGCTTAGAAGGGCTCCATTATGTGCTCTAATTGTCAAGTATGCAATGCGAAGTGACGATCATCAGTGGCTTATTAAGCACAAAGATGTGCTAGATTTTGAGTCTCGGAGGCACTTGGCTATGATGATGTTCCCTGATGTTAAAGAAGACTATGAGGAGCTGCATGAGATGCTCATTGATAGGTCTCAAATATTGGCAGAATCCTTTGAGTACATAGGGCATGCGGAACCTGAGTCACTTCATGGCGGTTTATTTATGGAATTCAAAAATGAGGAAGCTACAGGTCCAGGTGTACTGCGGGAGTGGTTCTTTTTGGTATGCCAGGCCATATTTAATCcccaaaatgcactttttgtGGCATGCCCTAACGACCGTAGAAGGTTCTATCCTAATCCAG CATCTAAGGTTGATCCTCTGCACCTGGAGTATTTCACCTTTGCTGGCCGAGTGATTGCATTGGCTTTGATGCATAAAGTGCACGTGGGCATAGTCTTTGATCGTGTGTTTTTCCAGCAACTGGCTGGAGATATATATTTATCTTTGGAAGATATAAGAGATGCAGATCCATTCTTGTATAATAGTTGCAAGCAGATATTAGAAATGGATGCCCATTTTATTGATTCAGATGCTTTAGGGTTGACATTTGTTAGGGAAGTGGAGGAGTTAGGATTCAGGAAAACTGTGGAGCTTTGCCCTGGTGGGAAAAGCATTGTTGTGAACAGCAAGAACAGGGGGGAATATGTTAATCTGCTAATTCAGCATCGTTTTGTCACATCAATATCTGAACAGGTGTCCCAATTTGCGCATGGATTTTCTGATATACTCTGTGGATCAAGGCTCCAGAGTGTGTTTTTCCGAAGTTTAGAGCTAGAAGATCTTGATTGGATGCTTCACGGAAGTGAAAGTGCTATTAGCGTTGAAGATTGGAAGGCACATACTGATTACAATGGCTATAAAGAGACTGATCCTCATATACTTTGGTTCTGGAAG ATTGTTGGGGAGATGTCTGCAGAGCAGAAAAAGGTTCTTCTCTTCTTTTGGACCTCGGTGAAGTATCTTCCAGTCGAGGGGTTCCGAGGTTTGGCTTCTCGGCTTTACATTTACAAGTCCTCAGAGGCTTACAGTCGCCTGCCTTCGTCTCATACATGCTTTTACAGATTGTGTTTCCCTCCATATCCATCGAAGGCAGTGATGAAAGGCCGCCTTAATATCATCACCCAGGAACATGTCGGCAGTAGCTTCGGGACATGGTAG